The following are from one region of the Quercus robur chromosome 1, dhQueRobu3.1, whole genome shotgun sequence genome:
- the LOC126690767 gene encoding CMP-sialic acid transporter 3-like isoform X1 has protein sequence MQNGMVECSVCHSKLLSPTSRTVSRAYDRHRTDVSSKSRVLNILLVVGDCILVGLQPILVYMSKVDGKFMFSPISVNFLTEAAKVIFAIVMLLIQGRRKKVGEKSLLSVSTFVQAAQNNVLLAVPALLYAINNYLKFIMQLYFNPATVKMLSNLKVLVIAILLKIIMKRQFSIIQWEALALLLIGISVNQLKSLPGGTTALGLPVDTGAYLYTLIFVTVPSMASVFNEYALKSQFETSIYLQNLFLYGYGAMFNFLAILGIAIFKGPGSLDILQGHSKATMLLICNNAAQGILSSFFFKYADTILKKYSSTVATIFTGIASAALFGHALTINFILGISIVFISMHQFFSPLSKIKDEPQNVNFEMIDNQNNQRSKDTSFVNMAAGANEDASHHVGCDGKAPLLPH, from the exons ATGCAAAACGGGATGGTAGAATGCAGTGTTTGCCATTCAAAACTGTTGTCCCCAACTTCTAGAACTGTTTCAAGGGCATACGACCGGCATAGAACTGATGTTTCCTCAAAGAGTCGAGTCTTGAACATCCTTTTGGTTGTTGGAGATTGCATCTTGGTTGGTTTACAG CCTATATTGGTCTATATGTCCAAGGTGGATGGGAAATTCATGTTTAGTCCTATTAGTGTTAACTTTTTGACAGAGGCAGCAAAAGTTATTTTTGCTATTGTTATGCTTTTGATCCAG GGTCGACGTAAGAAAGTTGGTGAGAAATCTCTCCTCTCTGTGTCTACATTTGTACAg GCAGCTCAAAATAATGTGCTTCTCGCCGTTCCCGCTCTCCTTTATgctattaataattatttaaagttCATTATGCAG CTCTATTTTAATCCTGCAACTGTGAAGATGCTAAGCAATTTAAAG GTTTTGGTAATTGccattttgttgaaaataatcATGAAGCGGCAGTTTTCTATTATTCAG TGGGAGGCTCTTGCTCTGTTGCTCATTGGAATTAGTGTCAATCAGCTGAAATCTCTGCCTGGGGGCACCACTGCTTTAGGTCTTCCAGTTGATACAGGAGCATACTTATACACATTGATTTTT GTCACTGTTCCATCGATGGCATCAGTCTTCAATGAGTATGCTTTGAAGAGTCAATTTGAGACTAGCATTTACCTTCAG AACTTGTTTCTATATGGTTATGGTGCCATGTTCAACTTCCTAGCTATTCTTGGAATTGCCATTTTCAAAG GTCCCGGCAGCTTGGATATACTACAAGGACATTCCAAGGCTACCATGCTTTTAATTTGCAACAATGCAGCTCAAGGGATTTTATCatcattctttttcaaatatgCAG atacaattttgaaaaaatattccTCAACTGTTGCAACAATTTTTACAGGAATAGCATCTGCTGCACTGTTTGGTCATGCACTGACTATCAACTTTATTTTAGGAATCTCTATTGTGTTCATTTCTATGCATCAG TTCTTTTCACCACTCTCAAAGATTAAGGACGAACCACAGAatgttaattttgaaatgatcGACAATCAGAACAACCAAAG GTCAAAGGATACATCATTTGTAAATATGGCAGCTGGAGCAAATGAGGAT GCAAGCCACCATGTTGGATGTGATGGGAAAGCGCCGCTTCTTCCCCACTAA
- the LOC126690767 gene encoding CMP-sialic acid transporter 3-like isoform X2, protein MQNGMVECSVCHSKLLSPTSRTVSRAYDRHRTDVSSKSRVLNILLVVGDCILVGLQPILVYMSKVDGKFMFSPISVNFLTEAAKVIFAIVMLLIQGRRKKVGEKSLLSVSTFVQAAQNNVLLAVPALLYAINNYLKFIMQLYFNPATVKMLSNLKVLVIAILLKIIMKRQFSIIQWEALALLLIGISVNQLKSLPGGTTALGLPVDTGAYLYTLIFVTVPSMASVFNEYALKSQFETSIYLQNLFLYGYGAMFNFLAILGIAIFKGPGSLDILQGHSKATMLLICNNAAQGILSSFFFKYAGIASAALFGHALTINFILGISIVFISMHQFFSPLSKIKDEPQNVNFEMIDNQNNQRSKDTSFVNMAAGANEDASHHVGCDGKAPLLPH, encoded by the exons ATGCAAAACGGGATGGTAGAATGCAGTGTTTGCCATTCAAAACTGTTGTCCCCAACTTCTAGAACTGTTTCAAGGGCATACGACCGGCATAGAACTGATGTTTCCTCAAAGAGTCGAGTCTTGAACATCCTTTTGGTTGTTGGAGATTGCATCTTGGTTGGTTTACAG CCTATATTGGTCTATATGTCCAAGGTGGATGGGAAATTCATGTTTAGTCCTATTAGTGTTAACTTTTTGACAGAGGCAGCAAAAGTTATTTTTGCTATTGTTATGCTTTTGATCCAG GGTCGACGTAAGAAAGTTGGTGAGAAATCTCTCCTCTCTGTGTCTACATTTGTACAg GCAGCTCAAAATAATGTGCTTCTCGCCGTTCCCGCTCTCCTTTATgctattaataattatttaaagttCATTATGCAG CTCTATTTTAATCCTGCAACTGTGAAGATGCTAAGCAATTTAAAG GTTTTGGTAATTGccattttgttgaaaataatcATGAAGCGGCAGTTTTCTATTATTCAG TGGGAGGCTCTTGCTCTGTTGCTCATTGGAATTAGTGTCAATCAGCTGAAATCTCTGCCTGGGGGCACCACTGCTTTAGGTCTTCCAGTTGATACAGGAGCATACTTATACACATTGATTTTT GTCACTGTTCCATCGATGGCATCAGTCTTCAATGAGTATGCTTTGAAGAGTCAATTTGAGACTAGCATTTACCTTCAG AACTTGTTTCTATATGGTTATGGTGCCATGTTCAACTTCCTAGCTATTCTTGGAATTGCCATTTTCAAAG GTCCCGGCAGCTTGGATATACTACAAGGACATTCCAAGGCTACCATGCTTTTAATTTGCAACAATGCAGCTCAAGGGATTTTATCatcattctttttcaaatatgCAG GAATAGCATCTGCTGCACTGTTTGGTCATGCACTGACTATCAACTTTATTTTAGGAATCTCTATTGTGTTCATTTCTATGCATCAG TTCTTTTCACCACTCTCAAAGATTAAGGACGAACCACAGAatgttaattttgaaatgatcGACAATCAGAACAACCAAAG GTCAAAGGATACATCATTTGTAAATATGGCAGCTGGAGCAAATGAGGAT GCAAGCCACCATGTTGGATGTGATGGGAAAGCGCCGCTTCTTCCCCACTAA
- the LOC126690767 gene encoding CMP-sialic acid transporter 3-like isoform X3 has protein sequence MQNGMVECSVCHSKLLSPTSRTVSRAYDRHRTDVSSKSRVLNILLVVGDCILVGLQPILVYMSKVDGKFMFSPISVNFLTEAAKVIFAIVMLLIQGRRKKVGEKSLLSVSTFVQLYFNPATVKMLSNLKVLVIAILLKIIMKRQFSIIQWEALALLLIGISVNQLKSLPGGTTALGLPVDTGAYLYTLIFVTVPSMASVFNEYALKSQFETSIYLQNLFLYGYGAMFNFLAILGIAIFKGPGSLDILQGHSKATMLLICNNAAQGILSSFFFKYADTILKKYSSTVATIFTGIASAALFGHALTINFILGISIVFISMHQFFSPLSKIKDEPQNVNFEMIDNQNNQRSKDTSFVNMAAGANEDASHHVGCDGKAPLLPH, from the exons ATGCAAAACGGGATGGTAGAATGCAGTGTTTGCCATTCAAAACTGTTGTCCCCAACTTCTAGAACTGTTTCAAGGGCATACGACCGGCATAGAACTGATGTTTCCTCAAAGAGTCGAGTCTTGAACATCCTTTTGGTTGTTGGAGATTGCATCTTGGTTGGTTTACAG CCTATATTGGTCTATATGTCCAAGGTGGATGGGAAATTCATGTTTAGTCCTATTAGTGTTAACTTTTTGACAGAGGCAGCAAAAGTTATTTTTGCTATTGTTATGCTTTTGATCCAG GGTCGACGTAAGAAAGTTGGTGAGAAATCTCTCCTCTCTGTGTCTACATTTGTACAg CTCTATTTTAATCCTGCAACTGTGAAGATGCTAAGCAATTTAAAG GTTTTGGTAATTGccattttgttgaaaataatcATGAAGCGGCAGTTTTCTATTATTCAG TGGGAGGCTCTTGCTCTGTTGCTCATTGGAATTAGTGTCAATCAGCTGAAATCTCTGCCTGGGGGCACCACTGCTTTAGGTCTTCCAGTTGATACAGGAGCATACTTATACACATTGATTTTT GTCACTGTTCCATCGATGGCATCAGTCTTCAATGAGTATGCTTTGAAGAGTCAATTTGAGACTAGCATTTACCTTCAG AACTTGTTTCTATATGGTTATGGTGCCATGTTCAACTTCCTAGCTATTCTTGGAATTGCCATTTTCAAAG GTCCCGGCAGCTTGGATATACTACAAGGACATTCCAAGGCTACCATGCTTTTAATTTGCAACAATGCAGCTCAAGGGATTTTATCatcattctttttcaaatatgCAG atacaattttgaaaaaatattccTCAACTGTTGCAACAATTTTTACAGGAATAGCATCTGCTGCACTGTTTGGTCATGCACTGACTATCAACTTTATTTTAGGAATCTCTATTGTGTTCATTTCTATGCATCAG TTCTTTTCACCACTCTCAAAGATTAAGGACGAACCACAGAatgttaattttgaaatgatcGACAATCAGAACAACCAAAG GTCAAAGGATACATCATTTGTAAATATGGCAGCTGGAGCAAATGAGGAT GCAAGCCACCATGTTGGATGTGATGGGAAAGCGCCGCTTCTTCCCCACTAA
- the LOC126690767 gene encoding CMP-sialic acid transporter 3-like isoform X4, with amino-acid sequence MQNGMVECSVCHSKLLSPTSRTVSRAYDRHRTDVSSKSRVLNILLVVGDCILVGLQPILVYMSKVDGKFMFSPISVNFLTEAAKVIFAIVMLLIQGRRKKVGEKSLLSVSTFVQAAQNNVLLAVPALLYAINNYLKFIMQLYFNPATVKMLSNLKVLVIAILLKIIMKRQFSIIQWEALALLLIGISVNQLKSLPGGTTALGLPVDTGAYLYTLIFVTVPSMASVFNEYALKSQFETSIYLQNLFLYGYGAMFNFLAILGIAIFKDTILKKYSSTVATIFTGIASAALFGHALTINFILGISIVFISMHQFFSPLSKIKDEPQNVNFEMIDNQNNQRSKDTSFVNMAAGANEDASHHVGCDGKAPLLPH; translated from the exons ATGCAAAACGGGATGGTAGAATGCAGTGTTTGCCATTCAAAACTGTTGTCCCCAACTTCTAGAACTGTTTCAAGGGCATACGACCGGCATAGAACTGATGTTTCCTCAAAGAGTCGAGTCTTGAACATCCTTTTGGTTGTTGGAGATTGCATCTTGGTTGGTTTACAG CCTATATTGGTCTATATGTCCAAGGTGGATGGGAAATTCATGTTTAGTCCTATTAGTGTTAACTTTTTGACAGAGGCAGCAAAAGTTATTTTTGCTATTGTTATGCTTTTGATCCAG GGTCGACGTAAGAAAGTTGGTGAGAAATCTCTCCTCTCTGTGTCTACATTTGTACAg GCAGCTCAAAATAATGTGCTTCTCGCCGTTCCCGCTCTCCTTTATgctattaataattatttaaagttCATTATGCAG CTCTATTTTAATCCTGCAACTGTGAAGATGCTAAGCAATTTAAAG GTTTTGGTAATTGccattttgttgaaaataatcATGAAGCGGCAGTTTTCTATTATTCAG TGGGAGGCTCTTGCTCTGTTGCTCATTGGAATTAGTGTCAATCAGCTGAAATCTCTGCCTGGGGGCACCACTGCTTTAGGTCTTCCAGTTGATACAGGAGCATACTTATACACATTGATTTTT GTCACTGTTCCATCGATGGCATCAGTCTTCAATGAGTATGCTTTGAAGAGTCAATTTGAGACTAGCATTTACCTTCAG AACTTGTTTCTATATGGTTATGGTGCCATGTTCAACTTCCTAGCTATTCTTGGAATTGCCATTTTCAAAG atacaattttgaaaaaatattccTCAACTGTTGCAACAATTTTTACAGGAATAGCATCTGCTGCACTGTTTGGTCATGCACTGACTATCAACTTTATTTTAGGAATCTCTATTGTGTTCATTTCTATGCATCAG TTCTTTTCACCACTCTCAAAGATTAAGGACGAACCACAGAatgttaattttgaaatgatcGACAATCAGAACAACCAAAG GTCAAAGGATACATCATTTGTAAATATGGCAGCTGGAGCAAATGAGGAT GCAAGCCACCATGTTGGATGTGATGGGAAAGCGCCGCTTCTTCCCCACTAA